A single genomic interval of Phaeodactylum tricornutum CCAP 1055/1 chromosome 5, whole genome shotgun sequence harbors:
- a CDS encoding predicted protein gives TLQDLDACGGRLRRGDLVSFPTETVYGLGCHALDELACRKVFAAKERPLTDPLIVHVNEEAKAQELWQATADSLEGRILACLIHEFWPGPLTLVAKATSSVPSVLMAGTGFVACRSPSHPTARALIASAGVPIAAPSANKFGHVSPTCADHVFDDLRYEDVWIVEEDEPLQVGVESSVAKLEMQDKARGVLTVLRQGAISVLDLQRCLRKANIDSVQVRANTSRSTSDEEANVAPGQTVRHYSPNIPSFLVSKYCVESYMNDGNQSKLADTVIVDYGETMLSWKEYCAAYRDLSSVADSTKAAQAVFDTLRWAEQVEGASRVLFPDLEVDDESDALILAVKDKLTRAASGVVLESLS, from the coding sequence ACTCTTCAGGACTTGGATGCCTGCGGGGGCCGGTTACGCCGAGGGGATCTGGTTTCCTTCCCGACGGAAACGGTCTACGGCTTGGGGTGTCACGCGTTGGACGAATTGGCCTGCCGGAAAGTATTCGCCGCTAAAGAACGCCCCCTAACGGATCCATTGATTGTGCACGTCAACGAGGAAGCCAAAGCGCAAGAGCTTTGGCAAGCTACTGCTGATTCGCTGGAAGGGCGGATACTCGCATGTTTAATACACGAGTTTTGGCCGGGTCCATTGACCCTCGTCGCCAAGGCCACAAGTTCCGTTCCGTCCGTGCTCATGGCAGGGACCGGGTTTGTTGCTTGTCGAAGTCCATCACATCCAACGGCGAGAGCTTTAATTGCGAGCGCCGGCGTTCCCATTGCGGCACCGAGTGCGAACAAGTTTGGACACGTTTCGCCAACGTGCGCAGATCATGTTTTTGACGATTTGCGCTACGAAGACGTATGGAttgtggaagaagatgaacCGCTGCAAGTAGGCGTGGAAAGTTCCGTCGCCAAACTAGAAATGCAAGATAAGGCCAGGGGCGTTTTGACCGTCCTGCGGCAGGGAGCAATCTCGGTTTTGGATTTACAGCGGTGTTTACGCAAGGCCAATATTGACAGTGTTCAAGTACGCGCCAATACTAGCCGCTCCACGTCAGACGAGGAGGCAAATGTGGCGCCTGGGCAGACCGTTCGTCATTATTCCCCAAATATCCCTAGTTTTCTGGTATCCAAGTACTGCGTCGAAAGTTATATGAATGATGGCAATCAAAGCAAGCTTGCTGATACTGTAATTGTGGACTACGGAGAGACGATGCTGTCGTGGAAAGAATATTGTGCAGCTTATCGTGATTTGAGTTCAGTGGCGGATTCAACGAAAGCCGCCCAGGCTGTATTTGATACACTTCGATGGGCCGAGCAGGTAGAAGGAGCTTCCCGTGTGCTATTTCCCGATCTAGAGGtcgatgacgaaagcgatgcTCTTATTTTAGCAGTCAAAGACAAGCTGACTAGAGCAGCCAGTGGAGTGGTACTGGAATCCTTGTCCTAG
- a CDS encoding predicted protein codes for MPSVDGVEHLSCSLRPPTLDDIQSAFVETSVSDTIDNNDETQASTLDQPANGDCTACPGINSIDSMERGESVEEIFRASLNFDRSSSFCFSGSLPLFGASLYPNVARIEDADGISTTAQLEQGKREQSENIRVESTYAEASLNTLTEEAVVLGSARMSDDPWDEMTVEDREILAMKRAAYAGERSDPLVAQNIKKHGQEATVVAISEYDVHPNEIVQDAVRAELVGQDFTRTVSNAMDNENVESTEADEFTVSAVFSALRTVDNEATEATVIDSAPLASEEDIPSWKHTEEAQVLVLDTSLPLIDVKPAAVDFSEYSNSGIEPIADQEAEVLGIQEEIHPSEVSENETEAELVGTDHNFAFTLANESHLDRNTARSDEPNELRQVDFVVETVDGGSDGEEPISFGNVRAALLVPTILNAETVDSIPTVAPFTRSLSMEGTDTSFRDDTSAQTGNGSAFPLPLPPPRQTAEPSTRNSSVGEEDNSRPDWLRDSPEQLPLGSETVQREASNASGRSAGSTGNQIVQRTSSQLQVVIIARGTNKAFEALFGDAKPPFVSRRRLADGEAARYIVSRTLLPASVIFSQPTKMTNQKALDSNDVMEASKSLRAFSLPSERQAKCLAQAWTPPRMEPFANHPLFRLALLEGDQDKAVALYATGNINIVCPFGNVKGELFYPVHACVLGESLSILRWLVDENCCPIKSVRVNGRTKDGICNYTAIVTSKGRSLLGIAMENNLIPIVRYLVVEKGLSLAEEKSLTRETLVQNLQLALRAIPNATTSTEAIEMDVSEALYHDATVNDSAEADLGDTTSPLSSEYQNVVPVPIPDREQGSERDLPGGRTLSEEARNFGAISRPGRGSFSYDGRQDENEFAWLPLAVIKSVVWTAASTCPVVQFAPCRPPSCEYLKYEKKKLRPKIFMVVYELVFWSSSK; via the exons ATGCCATCCGTCGATGGGGTTGAGCATCTGTCCTGCTCGCTGAGACCACCCACATTGGATGATATTCAGAGTGCGTTTGTTGAGACGTCCGTCTCGGATACTATTGACAACAACGATGAAACCCAGGCGAGTACTTTAGACCAGCCCGCGAACGGAGATTGCACTGCTTGTCCGGGGATAAACAGCATCGACAGTATGGAGCGCGGCGAAAGTGTGGAAGAAATTTTTAGAGCGTCACTAAATTTCGACCGATCTagttctttttgcttttcagGAAGTCTACCATTATTTGGTGCCTCTCTTTATCCGAATGTTGCGCGGATTGAAGATGCTGATGGAATATCGACAACAGCACAACTTGAACAAGGAAAACGAGAGCAGTCGGAAAATATCAGAGTGGAATCAACCTATGCTGAAGCCTCGCTGAACACTCTCACTGAGGAAGCAGTTGTACTCGGCTCGGCTAGAATGTCCGATGATCCCTGGGACGAAATGACCGTCGAAGACAGAGAAATTCTTGCCATGAAGAGGGCAGCTTACGCCGGAGAAAGGAGCGATCCACTGGTGGCACAGAACATCAAGAAGCATGGACAAGAAGCGACAGTCGTCGCTATATCGGAGTATGACGTGCATCCGAATGAAATTGTCCAAGATGCCGTTAGAGCGGAACTGGTTGGACAGGACTTCACCAGGACAGTCAGCAATGCAATGGACAACGAAAACGTGGAAAGTACAGAAGCGGatgaattcacagtcagtgcagTCTTTTCAGCATTGAGAACGGTCGACAATGAAGCTACCGAGGCAACTGTGATTGACAGTGCCCCCCTCGCTTCGGAAGAAGATATCCCTTCATGGAAGCACACGGAAGAAGCCCAGGTTCTCGTTCTGGATACGTCCTTGCCTTTGATTGACGTTAAACCAGCAGCTGTTGACTTCTCCGAGTACAGCAACAGTGGAATAGAGCCTATCGCCGACCAAGAAGCGGAAGTTCTTGGGATTCAGGAAGAGATACATCCGTCCGAGGTTTCAGAgaacgaaacggaagctGAGCTCGTGGGAACGGACCACAATTTTGCCTTCACGCTGGCTAATGAGTCACATCTTGACCGTAATACAGCAAGAAGCGACGAGCCAAATGAATTGCGGCAAGTAGATTTTGTAGTTGAGACTGTAGATGGCGGTTCTGACGGTGAAGAGCCTATTAGTTTTGGTAATGTTCGCGCAGCTCTTCTGGTTCCAACTATTTTGAACGCTGAAACCGTCGATTCCATTCCAACGGTAGCACCTTTCACACGCTCACTGTCTATGGAAGGCACAGATACTTCCTTTAGAGATGATACATCGGCACAGACGGGGAATGGGTCCGCGTTCCCGTTGCCTCTCCCACCTCCTAGACAAACTGCTGAACCCAGTACCAGAAATTCTTCTGttggggaagaagacaacTCACGTCCTGATTGGCTTCGAGATTCTCCTGAGCAGCTTCCTTTGGGGAGCGAAACGGTACAAAGAGAAGCTTCGAACGCCAGTGGCAGAAGTGCCGGCAGTACAGGGAATCAGATAGTCCAGAGGACGTCCTCACAACTACAAGTGGTAAT CATAGCTCGCGGTACTAACAAGGCCTTTGAGGCCTTGTTCGGTGATGCAAAACCTCCGTTTGTCAGTCGAAGGCGTCTTGCTGATGGGGAAGCTGCGAGGTACATCGTTTCCCGGACACTTCTTCCCGCTTCCGTTATCTTCAGCCAGCCCACAAAAATG ACGAATCAAAAGGCTCTGGATAGTAACGATGTCATGGAGGCGTCTAAATCTTTGCGGGCTTTTAGTTTGCCGTCCGAACGCCAGGCAAAATGTTTGGCCCAAGCTTGGACGCCTCCGCGGATGGAGCCGTTCGCCAACCACCCACT CTttcgtcttgctcttttggAGGGTGACCAGGACAAGGCAGTTGCTCTTTACGCTACTGGGAACATCAACATCGTGTGCCCTTTTGGAAAC GTCAAAGGAGAGTTGTTCTACCCTGTTCACGCATGCGTTCTCGGTGAGTCACTTTCGATCTTGCGATGGTTAGTCGACGAGAATTGCTGCCCCATAAAATCCGTTCGagtcaatggaaggacgaAGGATGGAATCTGTAACTATACGGCAATTGTGACATCAAAGGGCCGGTCGTTGCTGGGAAtcgcaatggaaaacaactTGATACCAATCGTTCGATATCTGGTTGTAGAGAAGGGCCTCTCTTTGGCAGAGGAGAAGTCCCTAACCCGCGAAACGCTTGTCCAAAACCTTCAGCTTGCTCTAAGGGCCATACCAAACGCCACAACATCAACCGAGGCCATCGAAATGGATGTGTCGGAAGCATTGTATCACGACGCCACAGTCAATGACAGCGCCGAGGCGGATTTGGGGGACACGACGAGCCCGCTTTCTTCAGAGTATCAAAACGTTGTACCAGTGCCTATTCCTGACCGCGAACAGGGTAGCGAGAGAGATTTGCCAGGTGGGCGTACTCTAAGTGAAGAAGCTCGCAATTTCGGAGCAATTAGCCGACCCGGTAGAGGTTCTTTTTCGTACGATGGTCGGCAGGATGAAAATGAAT TTGCGTGGCTACCCCTTGCGGTCATCAAGTCTGTTGTCTGGACTGCAGCGAGCACTTGTCCCGTTGTCCAGTTTGCGCCATGCCGACCTCCTTCATGCGAGTATTTAAAGtatgaaaagaagaaattaAGACCGAAG ATTTTTATGGTAGTGTATGAGCTTGTCTTTTGGTCTAGTAGTAAGTAG
- a CDS encoding predicted protein → MKTSSRVHIRNRVVVEPELHLHTVDITEAMRLRGDSGTSRRATTPMTSDFDLAVMPREKIFSRSLHSWSAHHSLTTNNWIATIAPASSPSEPGSSNKARYVQIPFPSEREARRFCKAYSPPRLSTAVLCQLCQLTPQAARHCRNCGVTVCDSCSTRWGIRMVPKTYNPQLLTTTVRVCKSCDWLSNAFCMALLQGRYEDVLTIVETGNVNLRTCFADIHQEAMFPVHCAILGGSLATLQWLVEMQGCPLSVKKDPKTNRALSLQTSASRTLLDLAMKGRPKIDILVYLIQNGLSISDVHDPSLAPKTLEVVLKAGFPIHSIDTLMPDMPVITDESDKKFDVSRNKSLVYEESVATLEDACVLCCERSTDCVLIPCGHQICCTDCGHQLTSCPVCKINCSVLRVYRQ, encoded by the coding sequence ATGAAGACTTCGTCGCGTGTTCACATCCGAAATCGTGTGGTCGTCGAACCCGAACTTCATCTCCATACCGTCGACATCACCGAAGCCATGAGATTACGTGGGGATTCGGGGACCTCACGTCGAGCAACAACGCCAATGACTTCGGACTTTGATCTTGCCGTAATGCCGCGCGAGAAAATTTTTTCTCGATCTCTTCATTCATGGTCTGCACATCATTCTCTGACGACGAACAACTGGATTGCTACCATAGCTCCCGCGTCGAGCCCTTCCGAACCGGGCAGTAGCAACAAGGCCCGCTACGTACAGattccttttccttcggAGCGGGAAGCTCGTAGGTTTTGCAAGGCGTACTCTCCCCCCAGACTCAGTACCGCTGTTCTCTGTCAGCTTTGTCAGCTTACGCCGCAAGCCGCTCGTCACTGCCGAAATTGCGGGGTCACCGTCTGTGACAGCTGTTCCACGCGTTGGGGCATTCGGATGGTTCCCAAGACCTACAACCCACAGTTGCTAACTACTACTGTCCGGGTGTGCAAGTCCTGCGATTGGCTGTCCAACGCGTTCTGCATGGCGTTACTTCAAGGTCGTTACGAAGATGTCTTAACAATCGTCGAAACGGGCAACGTTAATCTCCGTACCTGCTTTGCGGACATTCATCAGGAAGCCATGTTTCCTGTCCACTGTGCCATTCTTGGGGGGTCGCTCGCCACGCTGCAGTGGTTGGTGGAGATGCAAGGATGTCCCTTGTCAGTCAAGAAGGATCCCAAAACGAACCGGGCCTTGTCGTTGCAAACATCCGCTTCCCGCACCTTGCTCGATCTTGCGATGAAAGGACGTCCCAAAATTGACATCCTAGTGTACCTCATACAAAACGGATTGAGCATTAGTGATGTACATGATCCATCGCTGGCCCCCAAAACCCTCGAAGTCGTTCTAAAAGCGGGCTTTCCCATTCACTCTATCGATACGCTCATGCCCGATATGCCTGTCATAACCGACGAATCGGACAAAAAATTCGATGTCAGCCGCAACAAATCTTTGGTGTACGAGGAATCCGTTGCGACACTTGAAGACGCTTGCGTCTTGTGCTGCGAACGCTCTACGGATTGTGTGCTTATCCCTTGTGGACATCAGATTTGTTGTACCGATTGCGGTCACCAACTCACTTCTTGTCCGGTGTGCAAGATAAATTGCAGCGTACTGCGAGTCTATCGTCAGTAG